The proteins below are encoded in one region of Apium graveolens cultivar Ventura chromosome 4, ASM990537v1, whole genome shotgun sequence:
- the LOC141719784 gene encoding diacylglycerol kinase 1-like isoform X5 produces MHDKILEVVGISGTSRLGKLQVGLSQAQRLAQGQLIKIQLLAVLPVQIDGEPWLQSPCTLTISHHGEEGLSALWTGLGANIARNATINASELASYDQVKQCT; encoded by the exons atgcatgataagattctGGAGGTCGTTGGCATATCAGGAACTTCACGTCTTGGAAAGCTTCAG GTAGGGTTATCTCAGGCACAAAGACTAGCACAAGGGCAATTAATAAAAATTCAGCTTTTAGCTGTATTGCCTGTTCAAATTGATGGAGAGCCGTGGTTGCAGTCACCATGTACATTGACCATATCTCATCATGGAGAG GAAGGACTTTCTGCTCTTTGGACTGGACTGGGTGCCAATATTGCACGAAATGCAACTATAAATGCATCGGAACTTGCAAGTTATGATCAAGTGAAGCAG TGCACATGA
- the LOC141719784 gene encoding diacylglycerol kinase 1-like isoform X3 encodes MHDKILEVVGISGTSRLGKLQAQRLAQGQLIKIQLLAVLPVQIDGEPWLQSPCTLTISHHGEEGLSALWTGLGANIARNATINASELASYDQVKQILVVFCEQGIVEVSQVRGIARKITNKDSLNRLIVVI; translated from the exons atgcatgataagattctGGAGGTCGTTGGCATATCAGGAACTTCACGTCTTGGAAAGCTTCAG GCACAAAGACTAGCACAAGGGCAATTAATAAAAATTCAGCTTTTAGCTGTATTGCCTGTTCAAATTGATGGAGAGCCGTGGTTGCAGTCACCATGTACATTGACCATATCTCATCATGGAGAG GAAGGACTTTCTGCTCTTTGGACTGGACTGGGTGCCAATATTGCACGAAATGCAACTATAAATGCATCGGAACTTGCAAGTTATGATCAAGTGAAGCAG ATATTAGTAGTTTTCTGTGAACAAGGAATCGTGGAAGTGAGTCAAGTCCGGGGCATTGCAAGGAAAATTACTAATAAGGACTCGTTGAATCGGCTGATTGTAGTAATCTAA
- the LOC141719784 gene encoding uncharacterized protein LOC141719784 isoform X1: MAPSGRSVGFNPGVAPAGALTPALVQALTALLATQGAGLGNFLRGLGGAVKQGILEMKHMVILIFNQCMIRFWRSLAYQELHVLESFSAHDKLCTKLGEYFKPMSRIGHLVNDGEIILLRISAGYMCQISIGWQMMCYLMENT, from the exons ATGGCGCCTTCTGGTCGTAGTGTTGGATTTAATCCGGGTGTGGCACCTGCGGGGGCGTTGACACCTGCTTTGGTACAGGCTTTGACTGCTCTGCTTGCGACACAGGGTGCTGGATTGGGGAATTTTCTTCGAGGCTTAGGTGGAGCAGTTAAACAAGGGATTCTAGAGATGAAACATATGGTAATTTTAATCTTCAatcaatgcatgataagattctGGAGGTCGTTGGCATATCAGGAACTTCACGTCTTGGAAAGCTTCAG TGCACATGACAAACTTTGTACAAAATTAGGGGAATATTTCAAACCAATGTCTAGAATCGGACATCTTGTTAACGATGGAGAAATCATACTTTTAAGAATAAGTGCCGGATATATGTGTCAAATAAGTATCGGATGGCAGATGATGTGTTATCTTATGGAGAACACGTGA
- the LOC141719784 gene encoding diacylglycerol kinase 1-like isoform X4, with protein sequence MHDKILEVVGISGTSRLGKLQVGLSQAQRLAQGQLIKIQLLAVLPVQIDGEPWLQSPCTLTISHHGEEGLSALWTGLGANIARNATINASELASYDQVKQVALSSLLSEITLKCT encoded by the exons atgcatgataagattctGGAGGTCGTTGGCATATCAGGAACTTCACGTCTTGGAAAGCTTCAG GTAGGGTTATCTCAGGCACAAAGACTAGCACAAGGGCAATTAATAAAAATTCAGCTTTTAGCTGTATTGCCTGTTCAAATTGATGGAGAGCCGTGGTTGCAGTCACCATGTACATTGACCATATCTCATCATGGAGAG GAAGGACTTTCTGCTCTTTGGACTGGACTGGGTGCCAATATTGCACGAAATGCAACTATAAATGCATCGGAACTTGCAAGTTATGATCAAGTGAAGCAGGTAGCCTTGTCGAGTTTACTGTCTGAAATAACATTAAAG TGCACATGA
- the LOC141719784 gene encoding diacylglycerol kinase 1-like isoform X2 translates to MHDKILEVVGISGTSRLGKLQVGLSQAQRLAQGQLIKIQLLAVLPVQIDGEPWLQSPCTLTISHHGEEGLSALWTGLGANIARNATINASELASYDQVKQILVVFCEQGIVEVSQVRGIARKITNKDSLNRLIVVI, encoded by the exons atgcatgataagattctGGAGGTCGTTGGCATATCAGGAACTTCACGTCTTGGAAAGCTTCAG GTAGGGTTATCTCAGGCACAAAGACTAGCACAAGGGCAATTAATAAAAATTCAGCTTTTAGCTGTATTGCCTGTTCAAATTGATGGAGAGCCGTGGTTGCAGTCACCATGTACATTGACCATATCTCATCATGGAGAG GAAGGACTTTCTGCTCTTTGGACTGGACTGGGTGCCAATATTGCACGAAATGCAACTATAAATGCATCGGAACTTGCAAGTTATGATCAAGTGAAGCAG ATATTAGTAGTTTTCTGTGAACAAGGAATCGTGGAAGTGAGTCAAGTCCGGGGCATTGCAAGGAAAATTACTAATAAGGACTCGTTGAATCGGCTGATTGTAGTAATCTAA